In the genome of Lathyrus oleraceus cultivar Zhongwan6 chromosome 4, CAAS_Psat_ZW6_1.0, whole genome shotgun sequence, the window ACTTCTCCCCTCCCTCCGTCTCATCTTCACCCCTACCGCTGGAACTGATCACGTTGATCTCTCTGAGTGTCGCCGTCGGGAAATCCAGGTTGCCGGTATCGGAAATCTTTTCTCCGAGGACGTCGCTGATATGGCTGTTGGTTTGTTGATTGACGTCAGCAGGAAAATTTCCGCCGCCGATCGCTTCTTGAGAACGCAGTTACAACCTTCCTCTTGGGATTTTCCACTTGGTTCTAAGGTCTGCAatttcttattttaatttttaaaatttaaattattaaaGAAATACTTAATTTTTATAAAATGTGGTTTAGGTCAATGATAAATGTTAGGAGCACGTGAAACAGATTAATTATAGTATAAATTGTGCATAAAATCTTCGTTGACATGTTTATAAAATTCTGTTTAACTTTTTGGAAATTGTTTATTCTATTAATGAAGTACATTTGGACACGATACACACTTCGATATAGATATCGATAATGTCAAGAACACCGATTCTGCTGAATACAAGAtaatatttgaatttcattttagCTATCTATTACACATATACCTTAAACACAACTAACAATACAATTTtgataataattttaaaaataaataaattaaatctAATTACAAATGTCACATTAGTTATCTATCTATTACACATATACCTCAAACACGACTAACAATTCAATTCTGATAataatttcaaaaataaataaattaaatgtAATTACAAGTGTCACGGTAGGCATTTGATAAAAATTCAGACACATATATTTATTTAGAGGTGTGGATGTTATATAGATTAAAAGagttaaaaatattttaattaaaattattgtGTTTAATTGTGATAAAATTGATTTAATTTCTCATTGATAAAATTGATTCAATATATTTTTAAGCTCTAAGATGAGTGAGATTTGCCTTTAAAATGTATAAGGAGTGATGAagcaaagaattttttttttttttaatatttgtCAAAATTAGTTAACAAATGTTGTATGAGTTTCAAATGGGTGTCAATGTAAAAAATAAACTGTCTATTTATGAATATTTATTTGACTTTTTCGACACTTATCATATTAATAGTATACAAATGTTAGGTACCAAGCGTGTCGAATGTCGTGACACACCTCCGATGTTCGTGTTTTATAGACTAGGATATCCGTTTGTTTTGACTTTtattaaaaatgattttataatataatataattttgtaaataaaatttataaataaactttTTATAAAGACTTCAAAGgaaaatttgatttgaataatTATTATTAAAGTATTAGTTTagatattttatcattttattggaaaaaaaattcatatcaaaattatttaattttaaagctattttaaatcatttttcataaaaataatttttaaaatacaatttttaaaaaaaattgtgattttAATTATAATTTATGCTTCAATAACGTAGGTTTATGTGATAGGGAGTCTAATTTAGTCtttgaattttaaaaaaacaaatatatcaaaaaaaattaatattttgaaaaacaatttTGTACAATCTTgttttaaaaagaaaaacaaaaaatcTACTTTTTTTTAACAAAGGGGCTCTAAATATATGAATCATTTTGCTTATATATCTTTTGTTTATTCAAAGTCCATTGTATTTAACCATTCATCTTGAATCCAACTATCACCTATGAAACAGACATAACATTCATCTTTAAATAATCTGAACCTTTTTACCAAACTAATATGgtgttttttttatatataagTTGCGGGTAACAAATTGTTTTTTAATCACCTATGAAACACGAACATATCTACAAAATAAATGTGTAAATACACGTTGGTATGATATAATTGCGGATAACAAATTGCGATTTCGACGAAATAAGTGCATAGTGTTTGATACACGTTGATGTTCGAGGTTAAATAAATatagaaaaaaaatcaaacaaatattagAATAGAGAAACAAATGTTTAAAAAAATGATTCTATTCTTTTGgttaaattatttttattttgcattCATGCTAGCTGTCAGTATTTAAAGAATTTTAATAATAAACATGTCACGGTGTTTCAGTTAACAGGAAAAAAGATTGGAATTGTTGGTATGGGAAAAATTGGCTCAGAAGTAGCAAAGAGGCTTGAAGCATTCAGCTGCAAGATATCATACAACTCTAGAAACAAAAAATCATCAATTTCACACCCTTTCTATTCAAGTGTCTTAGAGCTTGCAACTAACACCAATGTACTTATTCTCTGTTGTGCACTAAATGACGAAACAAGACACATTGTGAACAAACAAGTCATGTTGGCATTGGGAAAAGGAGGAATCATAGTGAATGTTGGAAGAGGTGGTCTCATTGATGAAAACGAATTGTTAAGGTGTTTGATTGACGGTGAGATTGGAGGTGCTGGTTTGGATGTGTTTGAGAATGAACCTCATGTTCCTAAAGAGCTCTTTTCTTTGGATAATGTTGTTCTGTCACCACATGCAGCTGTCTTAACTTCAGAGTCTTTCAATGGTATCAGCAAAGTTGTGGAAGAAAATTTGAAAGCCTTCTTTTCAAATAAGCCTCTGATTACTCCAGTTCTATAGTTCGGTTGAATTGTTTATTCACATATTTTGTTGCACTTTTGTTAAGTCCTCCTGAACCTGTTTGTTCTTTTGATGTTTCTAGGCCATGCTCGTGTGGTCAGTGATCAATAAGCTGTTTAAATAAAATAGTTTTCAATGTGATTCTTATGAGAAATTCTCTCAACTCTCAGATAGACTCttatttttcccttttctctATTTGTTGGATAAAGTAGGTAGTCTTAACTTCTGAGTCTTTCATCTGTATATTTATATGTGAAAAAAATTGAAGCTATGATGACCTCTTTATTACTCCAAGTTAACATTCATTGTATGCAATTTGAAATCCTTCATTTCAAGTTATCCTCTAGTTGTAATATGCAATTTAGTTAGTTTATGTTTTATTTCAAAGCGCAAAACGGGCTATCAGGCCCGTGACGGATTGGCCCATGACGGACGTCTAAACTAAAAAGGCCAATTTCTAATTGTGATGTAATTTAATTGATCAGGCATAGCTCTTTAATGGCTACGGTTTTCCGGACCGGCCCaatttatattatttattttattttataaaattagaAAGTGAGttgttttatttataaaaataatatgATACCATTACTTCTTTGTATACATCATACTCTTTATTATATCATCTATGGTGATAATATGACTCTCGGAATCCAAATTTTGATCACTTAgtctttttatttttatcaaGTCAATCTCAATAACAAAAAGTTAAAGGAGGATATTTTTGACTTTTTATGAGATTTTTTAGTTTTATGTTTGTTCGTTTAGGTTTAAATCAGATTTTAAGGATAATATTAGGGCTAGGATGGACTTCGATTATTGATAAATATTTAAACATTAATTGAATTTATTTTTTAACAATTTCGTTTAGAATGTTAAGTTGTGGGCTTGGGTTGAAGTTGGTATTTTAATTGGATCctttaaaaattaattaattttgatCAATTATTCAAATTTAATAGTTATATTTTCAAGGGTTAAAATTATTATATATTAAcattatcattattattatcaatattattttatattatattatcattattatgaatattattatttattattattattattaattacCTATTAATggtattattattattatcaacgttattatatattattattatcattattatcaacattattatttattattattcATTATTAAAATATTAACTttaacattattattattattattattattatgaatattattttttattattgttattaGAATATTATTATTACTTAATGAATATTAGAGTTAAGTTATTTTTTAATCAGGTTTTATTCTTTTGTTTTGTATCTTGGAGTTATTATTATTGGGCCTCTTATCACCATTTTCGGTCTGTTTAGATTTTGTTTGAAATTAAAATTGGGCCTGGTCCAGAATTGTTTCTTAACTGGGTTATTTGAATAATCTGAAGGTCAGCTGGGTCAAACCCAGGACCCACTCCCTGAACCGGGTCAAGTGTGATCCAGGTCCATCGTCTTCATCCTCTAAACCTTAGGGTGCACAATAGTGAAAATCAAAACAAATCAAAAACCAACAAATTTCAACTCAATCCAAACTTTCTAATTTCATACAAGAATTACAAAGCATATATTGGACCAAATACATTACAATATCAGTTATAATTCACAAACCCTAATCTATTTCTAAACTAAATCAAATCATAATAACAATCAAATCTGAATCTCCCTAATTACATTAATCTAATTAAAATCCTAACCTAAaaaactaatatatatatatatatatatatatatatatatatatatatattatatatatatatatatatatatatatatatatatatatatatatatatatatatatatatatatatatatatatatatatatatatatatatatatatatatatatatatatatattatatatataatatatatattatatatatatatatatatatatatatatatatatatatatatatatatatatatatatatataaactttAATCTAAAACAGATGGAGAGAAAAAAGAAACCCTAAAAGAATCCCCATAATTCTTGTTCCCGCAATCCACCAAACCCTCACCAGAGCTCCCATTAAATAGAGGTTAAGGTTTAACATCTAAACCCTAACACTCTTGAGCTAAGCCACGATCGATCAAACACCTTCcataaaagaaacaaaagaggaaGTTAAAAGGGGAAGAAGAAA includes:
- the LOC127075821 gene encoding glyoxylate/hydroxypyruvate reductase HPR3 isoform X2, translated to MTEQNNSNSSNEESQNNNNLPKVFLHVPPKFSFVLPPNPSHNFHILNPGGLPSLHQFIAADPHHASSIAAIVCSNVYPVTADLLQLLPSLRLIFTPTAGTDHVDLSECRRREIQVAGIGNLFSEDVADMAVGLLIDVSRKISAADRFLRTQLQPSSWDFPLGSKLTGKKIGIVGMGKIGSEVAKRLEAFSCKISYNSRNKKSSISHPFYSSVLELATNTNVLILCCALNDETRHIVNKQVMLALGKGGIIVNVGRGGLIDENELLRCLIDGEIGGAGLDVFENEPHVPKELFSLDNVVLSPHAAVLTSESFNGISKVVEENLKAFFSNKPLITPVL